The segment CATTGACCCCTGACAAACCCATGAAAACCATTGAAGTGAAATAGGTTTAGAATCAAGAAAAAAACGATGCGCGTCCACCGCACGGTTTAACGGGATCACAAAGCATCCCAACCAGTCAACAAGGGGTACGGTTTGATAGGTTAAGCGCAACGTTTAAAAGCCCCGGCAGCAATGTCGGGGCTTTGTTTTGTCTGGAAGACTTGCTGTCAGGTTGAGTTTGTGGAAACCTGTTTTTAATTAATCCTAATTTTTCTTTGTTACATCATCAAGGCTGGCAAATTTTCTTCCTAACCCCGAGACGGCCGCAACATTAAAAAATCCAACAGCCTTCTTCCCATTTGGATTTACATTTTTGATGTTAGTAGAAACATTCGCCAACGGTGTTGAAAATAATTCAGAAAAACCTCCGGGACGATTCGTTTGCACAACAACCTGAGTTAAAAAATCGAATGACGCATCCGTGAGTGAATGGAGCTCGACAAACAACGAATCGCCCACAACATACGGTGAGAGAAAATTATTCTTATCGTCCTGATCAAAAGGATTAATGGAGGTACGTATGGGTGCAATAAATACGATACCTGAGAAATTACTGCCCCGTGAGAAACCCGCATCGTATGCGAGGCTGATTTCTGAGGGCTTATTCAACAGTTTTGAGTTCTTATACGTTTTAATCCAATAGGTATCGCCCGGTTCTACAGGGTCGGTAGCCCAAAACTCGGCCAGGTACAAATCAGTAACAAATTGATTGCCTTCCTGCAATTGAAAGGTTATGCTATCGATGGGCGGAACGCGCCCCATTCGGGTTGCCGAAGTGTAAGATTCACCTTCGGCTAAAATTTTTAAGGTGTAGGTGAGCCCGGTCTCTCCAAAAACTTCACCTGTACCGGGTGTCCAGACGTAAGCACCAGGCTCAGTATCACTCTCTAAAAAAGTATACACCTCTCCATTGCTATCCTCAATCGTAACCGATGCACCCAACACTCCCGGAGGAAGCGCATTATCAAAGTACGATTGAGTTTTTGTCAGTTTGATCACCTGCGGCTCAGGCCTGTTTGTAATCCAGGCATCCACTACCAGTATGGGTGTGGCCGGCTTGAGTGAAGGATCAATAACGGTTTCGCAAGCGCTTAATAAAGCCGCAATAATTGCTACATAAATAAAATTCCTGTTTTGCATCTTCATCATGTTAAAAATGAAAATTGTATGAAATGGCAGGCACTATAGTGCCTATGATGGATAGCTGCGTAGCCTGGCTGTCAATAGGTTGACCGGCAGGTACGCGTTCATCGGCTTGAGAAAAGTAAATAGAGAACGGATTTTTTCTTCCGTACACATTATACAATCCAAACACCCAGTAATCGGTATTTTTTCTAACCTTTCCATTCTTCCTGACCGTTTTCCCCTCAAGCCTTGCAGAAATATCCAAACGGTGAAAGGCCGGTATCCGTACATTATTGCGCGAGTCGCTTTCATTGTACGGTATTAAAATACCCTGCATGATGTAGCGAGACGTTGGAAAAGTTGTTGGCGTACCCGACAACAAGGTGAAATTTGCCGAAAGCGATACCCGTTGCGAAACATCGTAGAAACCGGTGAGCTTAAGGTTGTGGGTTTGGTCAAAACGTGTGGGGTACCAAAGGCCACGGTTAATGCCTTCCATTTTAAGTTCTGTGCGACCCAGGGTATAGGCTATCCATCCGTTAAATTTTCCTGTTTTCTTTTGCAGGTAAAACTCAAGGCCGTAAGCCCTTCCAATACCGTTTAACAAATCACCTTCCAGAAATTCATTGATCAACAGGTCAGCGCCATCGATGTAATCAATTTGATTTTTGGTGCTGCGGTAGTAAGCCTCAACCGAAAACTCATAGTCCTTGTCGTTACCAAAATCCCTGAAGTAACCCAACGTATACTGATCGCCAAGTTCGGGCTTAATGTTTCGGGAACTCGGTGTCCATACATCCAACGGATTTGATGCTGTGGTGTTTGAGATCAGGTGCAGGTACTGCGCCATGCGTATGTAGCTGGCTTTTATTGAGCTTGATGGAGAAAGTTGCGCTTTTACCGAAAGCCGTGGCTCCAGGTTTCCATATTCGCTCATTACCTCACCCCTTTTGAACGATTCTATGTTAACAGGAACTCTTCGAACACCCGCTGTGGTGTCGTTATAGGTTACCTGGTTTCCCGGGCCAAAACCCCAGAAGTAAGAATAACGCAGTCCATATTCAACCGAAAAGGTTTCATTGATGCGTTGGTTATTGCTCAGGTAAACAGCCGCTTCCAGGTTATACTTTCTGGCCAGGCTAATGTCCACCACATCACCACTAGAAGCCCCCGATGCCGTGGCCGGATTAAAACTATAGTAGTTACCTTCTGCCCCGAACGACACTTCATTTTCGCTGTTGATAAAATAACTGAAAGCCGGCTTAAAGGTGTAATTGGTTATGGATGATTTCCATTTAAAATAGTCGCGGTCATCTTCGCCAAACTGAAGGGAGTAATCATACTTACTGTATATGCCTGAAAAATTAGCAAAGAGCCTGTCGTTTATAATCGAGTTCCAACGCAACGTTGCCGTGTTGTTTCCCCACGAGAATCCCTGGTTCTTATCGAAGAAAAATATGTCACGCCCCGTATACCCGGATAAGTAAAGCCTGTTGCGCTCGTTGATATTATAGTTTCCTTTTCCGGTAAGGTCATAAAAATTAAGGCGTGCTCCATCCTGTAAAACATCAACAAAAGGCCGGGCCAGAATATCAATGTACGATCTTCTGCCGGCCACAATAAACGATCCTTTGTTTTTCAAAACAGGACCTTCAACCGCTAACCTGCTGAATATTGTCCCGATTCCTCCATTTACTTCAAAATCTTTATTGTTGCCTTCCTTCATGCGCACATCCAGCAAAGATGAAATCCGTCCACCGAATTGTGCCGGTATAGCGCCTTTGTAAAGTTTAACGTCTTTAACAGCATCCGGATTAAACACAGAGAAGAAGCCCAGCAGGTGCGATGAGTTATAAACCGAAGCTTCGTCCAGCAGTATCAGGTTTTGCCCCACACTGCCACCACGCACGTTAAAGCCAGAAGCACCTTCACCTACTGTTGTTACTCCCGGCAATTGCTGTAAGCTTTTGATTACGTCAACTTCGCCCAAAAAAGCGGGAATCTTACTGATGGTTTTAATGTCAATCTTGTTCACGCTCATCTCCACTGATTGCACCATCGACTTTTCGGTTGAGCCTGTTATAACCACTTCCTGCAACTGCCTGCTTTGTGAGGTTAGCTCCATATCCAACCGTACATTCTGGTCCAGCAAAATGGTACGGGTTTCTTTACCATACCCGATGTAGGAAAATTCAACTTCATATGTACCCCTGGCCAGGGTAATGGAATAAAACCCGTACACATTTGTTGTTGCACCGGTTTTCAAGGAGGGAACATAGATGGTAGCCCCAATAAGTACCTCACCATCAGCAGCATCCTTAAGGTATCCGCTTAATGTGGCTTTATCCTGGGCAAAAGAAGCCCATGCCAAAAGGATGAACATAAAAATTATTAGGTCTGATTTTCATACGGCCATATGTCGTTGGCAAACAAATAATGTTACGGCAGTGTTCAATTTCCGGTACAAAAAATTGAAGCTTTATCAAAAGATGCATCCGATTAACACGATGTAATTTTGAAGCTTACGCACAAATGGGTAGGTTGTAAAAAAAAATACCTATGCTTCGACACCTTACCATTCTCCTTTTACTAAGCGCATCCTTTTCGCTCGCACAGTCACAAAAAATTTCACCCAACAAGAAATCCGTTTTGCAATCGGTTGAAAACCATTCGGCTAAACTGATTGAAACCAGTGATAAGATATGGGCACATGCCGAAATTGCTTTCCAGGAAAATGAATCATACAAAGTATTGGCCGACCTGGCAGAAGCCAATGGTTTTAAAGTGGAGCGTGGTGTGGCCGAAATTCCCACAGCATTTGTAGCCACCTTTGGAAGCGGCAACCCGGTAATAGGCATATTAGGAGAGTTCGATGCCCTGCCTGGTTTATCGCAAAAGGCTGTTCCACATAAAGACCCACTCACCGAAGGAAAACCCGGCCACGGCTGCGGGCATAATCTATTTGGTGCGGCCAGCCTCGGTGCAGCTATTGCCATCAAAGAATTGATAGAGCAAGGAAAACTGAAAGGTACCATCAAATTTTACGGCACCCCTGCTGAAGAAAAGTTTTTCGGTAAACTGTGGATGATACGCGCAGGACTCTTTAAGGATGTAGATGTAGTTATGGACTGGCACCCAGGGGCAGAAACAAAAGCAGCCGTACAAACCGGACTTGCACTTGTAGATTTCATTGTAGAGTTTCATGGTCAAGCCGCGCACGCTTCCGCTGATCCCTGGAATGGAAGAAGTGCAGCAGATGCGCTGGAATTATATACCACCGGTATCAACTATTACCGCGAACATATTAAACCCACAGTACGCATCCATTACCACATACAGGATGGTGGCCAGGTAGTTAATGTAGTACCCGACTACGCACGCTTGTGGGTACGTGTACGCGATGTGAAACGTGAAGGCATGAACGAAGTGTACGAACGCGTAAAGAAAATGGCCGAAGGTGCCGCCATTATGGCCAATGTGGAGTACAAAGTCTCCCTGGTTTCAGGCATTTATGAAGTATTGGTAAACCGTACCGGGGCTGGGTACATTCAAAAAAACCTGGAATACCTGGGGCCAATTACCTATACGGCCGAAGAAACAACTTTTGCAAAAAAGATACAGGAAGCTACCGGTAAACCACAGGTTGGCTTACACAGCAAAGTTGAACCACTGGAAGAAACCCTGGAGAATGCGGGGGGCGGCTCAACTGATGTAGGCGATGTAAGCTGGGTGGTACCCGTGATCCGCCTGAGTGCCGCTACTGCACCCGTTGGCACACCGTGGCACTCATGGGCCGTGGTGGCGTGCGGGGGTATGTCTATCGGGCATAAAGGTATGCTGCATGCTTCCAAAACCCTGGCGCTTACTATGGTTGATTTGTTTGAAGATCCTAAAAAGGTTGAAGCTGTAAAAGCCGAGTTTAAACAACGTAAAGGCAATCATGTATACTCCGGTTTAGTACCTGATGGCCCGCCACCCATTGGTAAAGAATGAAGGAAGAATATGTCGACCAATCAGTAGGTGAAGAAATTGCCAACAGCATCAGTCACGGCTTAGGGGCCTTTGGCGGCATTGTTGTCACACCCTTTCTGATCATCCATGCTATACCGTTTGGTGCAGCAGCCATAGTGGGAGCATCTGTATTTGGTGCAGCCATCATCATTATGTACCTGAGCTCTACGCTATACCATGCCTTTCCGGTTAGCCGTACAAAAAAGTTGTTCCGGATTTTTGATCACAGCGCTATTTACGTGTTGATAGCCGGAACTTACACGCCTTTTGCCTTGGGCATTTTGCATGGATTTTGGGGCTGGGTAATGTTAGCGGTAATGTGGACGTTAGCCGCTGCCGGTATTGTATTCAAATCCATTACCGGTACACGAAAGAACATACTGTCCACCATTTTATATGTGGCCATGGGTTGGATGGGAATGTTAATGATCAAACCCCTGATGGCGAACATGGAGTGTGAAGGATTGTATTGGCTACTGGCAGGTGGAATTTCCTATACGGTTGGCGTTATCTTTTACCTGATGAAAAAGATACCCTATACACACTTCATCTGGCACTTGTTTGTGCTGGGCGGCACGGCCTGCCATGTGGTTACGGTGATGCGATTTGCGAATTGATAATGATTATTGAATTGCACCAATTCTTATTGGAGATAGAACTCCAATAAGGGCAAAGTTGTCATGATTGAAGAAAATAAAATTATGAAGCGTTGAAGGCATATCTTCTTGAGCAAAAATGCCTTAGCCCTCTTTATTCCTTCTTCTTCTGTCAATTGCTCGCAATAAAAACTACCTTTTCCAAAGGCCTTTGTCCTAATATTAACTGAGACGTAATATGTCTTACCTGATTCCAGATTAACTAAAAGTTCTGTTTCTGGGGTTGATTTGATTTTACCTTTGTATTGCGCATGAATTATATGCTCACCAGGCTCTACCTCATGAACTGAATACTTTCCTTTTCCTAACTTACATAAAAGGACTTTGTCCAAATAGGTATAATAAGGCACAAACTGATCAAGGTCATGCCCAACTGATCTTAATAAATAGATAGTCGCTTTTTGGCTTTGTGCCTGTACATAAATACAACTTATTAACAGTATGAATAAAATATAATAAAGCTTTCTCACGGCACGGTGAATTTAGTATCAGATAACATTGACTTCTGAAAAATTAATAGTGCAAATCGAGCTATTATTATTATTTCGGAAAAGTGAGTGATACGGATGCACCGATTGAACTGGCCGAAAAAGATTGCCCCAATTCATCCTCATAGCTGATGGCAGTATACGTAAGTGCAATCCACTTGTAGCCAAATTCAAATCGAGGGCCGATCGAGCTTGTATAGGCAACATCAGGAAAAAATCCATCACCCTTTAATTTAGGATTAAGATGAGACGTAACGCCCACCCCCAATCGGAAATCATTATTAATTTTCCAGAAGGGCGTTAGCTGGATAGGAAATCTTGTTAAACGAATATTAGCGTTATCTGCTGCCGTTGTATTGAATTTTATTCCAATGGAAGTACGAAGCATAAGGCCTTTGGCTTTTGGAAATTGAAATTCTCCACCAAATGCCAGGTACCCACCCTGCCCAGCCCGCATGGTTTGATCTTCACCGTTGGTAAAGAAGACTTTAAGTATTTCGTCACCACCATATTCTATGCCGCCTTCAATTAAAAATTTAGCGGGTTACTGGTTTTTCCATTTGTTGAGCGGTAACCTCAACAGAAGTCAATATAAGACCCAGACCTAAAACAAAAAGTAATTTTTTCATATTGGACGCATTAAAAGCGGGCGAATAAAGATAAATACTTGAATCCCGTTGAAATGACTACCATTAATTTTTAGTTACGTAAAAGTTGGTTTTACACCTCAGAATTTCGAAGGCTTAGCGTCCCTTCAGCCCACCATGGGGTTACGGTGATGCGGTTTGCGAATTGACAATTGTTAAAAGGATAATTCGAGCGGCCACAATAACCGCATAGAAAAGTTCAGAAGTCAAACCTCCTTTTAGAGTGAAGTACGCTTTGACTAATGCGCTTTTTGATTTTTTCTAGCGAAAGTTTTACAGGTAGTTTTGGTGGATCAACGGAAGGATCAATGTCATCGAAGTAACTTACAGCACGCAGGGCAATTAGAGGATTAAAATTTGGATACTTTATCGTGTAAAATTCGATCATTTCGCTCATTGAAAAATGTTCAAGAAGAAAGTAGATGTCGATAAAATCTTTCAAACGCTTACCCGAGTTACTGATGGCATTCAGTTTCATGGCTGCAATATCCGGGAGCGATAGAAATCGAATACCTTCCTCTTCTTTGGGAGGATTGATCAATGGGTAATTATGAGTAATAAAGTCGACTTTTATATGCTCGATGAAAGTAAGTAAGGTATTGGTCGCCTCAAACGTAACTTCCAACGTAAACTTTGCCTGCAGTTGACCAATAAATTGGTTTGAGTTGAAGGTTTCTCTACTGAACAGATCAATATCAATTGAGTTTCTATGTCCTATTTGAAGTGCAAGTGCGGTACCTCCTACCAAATAGAAGTCTACTAAAAAATCCAGCGATTGCAAACGCTGAATCAGGTCGAATGTTTCAGGTTTAATCAAAAAGGGATCTTTATGCAGCATTCAAAAAATCTGATTGAATAAAGAACCTGGAAAAGTCTTTCATCCGTTGCGTGAGCTGTGCACTCCATTCAATCACTTCAAGGATTTTTTCCCGTCCATAATACTGAAGTACGGCACGCCATTCATTCAACGTTCCCCTTTCCAGCACTCGCTCAATCACAATCTTATACGACTTGTCGTAATTAAAGGTCTCCAGGTCATACTCCCATAAGAGGCGGTCGCTGATATTGGGTTTATAAGCCATAGTGGTTCACAAAAATGGTTTATAAAGATACAAAAAAGGAGTTTGCTAAACACCAGGATAATATAATAAGGCTTGACTTAGCTGGTATTCTTCACCAATAAAAGGTTTTTTCTTGTTGGTGAAAAACATCGACAAGGGCAGAGCATCATTTAGTAAATAAACTCACTTAAAATTTATTCTTATATTCCTCCTCATCAAACCCTAGCACGAGCACTTTACCATCTTCTTCAATCAACGGTCGCTTGATTACGCTGGTCTTCTCCAGCATTAAAGCAATGGCAACCTTTTCATTGGTGATTTTCTTTTGTGTTGCCTCATCCAATTGCCGCCAGGTAGTGCCGCGTTTGTTTATCAGGCTCTCCCACCCCACCTGTTTGCTCCAGGCTTTGAGTTTGCCTTCGGTAATGCCCTTCGATTTATAGTCGTGAAAGTCGAATTCAATTTTGTTCTTTTTCAGCCAGTCGAGCGCTGATTTTACCGTGTTGCAGATTTTTATTCCGTAGACAGTCATGCGGATTTAAGATTTCAAATTTCAGATTTTAACGCTTGGTCAATATAGGCATCAACCTGCTTTTCCAAAACGGTTAACGGCACGGACCCATTTTGAAGGATGGCTTCATGAAATTCACCGATATTAAACTTATTCCCTAAGGCTTCCTCTGCTTTTTTCCGCAAGGCTTTGATTTTGATTTCACCGATCTTATAACTTAATGCCTGCCCCGGCCAACCGATGTACCGATCTATTTCTGTAGTAACTTCGTGAATGGACAACGCTGTGTTTTCCGACAAGTATGCCAGTGCCTGTTCGCGTGTCCAGCCCTTATAATGGATTCCTGTATCTAAAACCAACCGGCATGCCCGCCACATTTCATAGGTATAGCGGCCAAACCAATCGTAAGGCGTGGTGTACATGCCCATCTCTTCGCCCAGAAACTCACTGTACAATCCCCAGCCTTCACCGAAGGCACTGATGTAATACTGATTTCTGAAGCGGGGTATATCTTTCAGTTCGGCCGCCAACGAAATTTGCAGGTGGTGTCCCGGCACCGCCTCGTGCAAGGTGAGTGCAGGCAACGTATACAATGTGCGGCTCTTCAAATTATAGGTATTCACCCAATAGATACCCGCACGTTTGCTTTCCCACGATCCGCCAACATAGCGACCGCCTGTATAGGTTGGGGCAATGTTATCGGGTACAGGTTCAACAGTGAAGGGTAAGGTGTAAAGCTTGCTGAATAGTTTTGGAAGCTGCGCCTCCGCGCGCTTGCTCAGCCAGGCGGCATAGTTCAACAACTCCTGCGGGGTTTTGGCATAAAACTGCGGATCGGTTCGAAGGAATTTTAAGAAATCAGAAAATGAACCTTTAAACTTCACTTCCTGGATTATCGCTTCCATGGCGGCCCGAATACGCGCCACTTCTTGTATTCCCAAATTATGCACCGAGTCGGGTGTAAGGGGCAGTGTGGCATAATGCATCACCCGATTCTCATAATATTCCTTACCACCGGGTACCAGACTTATACCTGGAGCTTCCTTCGCTGCAACCATATACTCATCCGCCACAAAAGTTTTTAATGATTGGTATTCACTCGCCAGTTCACCTACTAGTTGATCGGCTTGTTCCAAAATGGCTTTGCGATCGGTTTCTTGAAGATCAGCCGGCAACGTGCTAAAAGGTTTATAGAAAATTGAAGTGTGATAATCCTGCACAACCCACGGCTTCAGCAACTCAAGTGTATTTCTAACAATAACTTTTGGC is part of the Cyclobacteriaceae bacterium genome and harbors:
- a CDS encoding DUF4249 domain-containing protein — translated: MMKMQNRNFIYVAIIAALLSACETVIDPSLKPATPILVVDAWITNRPEPQVIKLTKTQSYFDNALPPGVLGASVTIEDSNGEVYTFLESDTEPGAYVWTPGTGEVFGETGLTYTLKILAEGESYTSATRMGRVPPIDSITFQLQEGNQFVTDLYLAEFWATDPVEPGDTYWIKTYKNSKLLNKPSEISLAYDAGFSRGSNFSGIVFIAPIRTSINPFDQDDKNNFLSPYVVGDSLFVELHSLTDASFDFLTQVVVQTNRPGGFSELFSTPLANVSTNIKNVNPNGKKAVGFFNVAAVSGLGRKFASLDDVTKKN
- a CDS encoding TonB-dependent receptor, producing MFILLAWASFAQDKATLSGYLKDAADGEVLIGATIYVPSLKTGATTNVYGFYSITLARGTYEVEFSYIGYGKETRTILLDQNVRLDMELTSQSRQLQEVVITGSTEKSMVQSVEMSVNKIDIKTISKIPAFLGEVDVIKSLQQLPGVTTVGEGASGFNVRGGSVGQNLILLDEASVYNSSHLLGFFSVFNPDAVKDVKLYKGAIPAQFGGRISSLLDVRMKEGNNKDFEVNGGIGTIFSRLAVEGPVLKNKGSFIVAGRRSYIDILARPFVDVLQDGARLNFYDLTGKGNYNINERNRLYLSGYTGRDIFFFDKNQGFSWGNNTATLRWNSIINDRLFANFSGIYSKYDYSLQFGEDDRDYFKWKSSITNYTFKPAFSYFINSENEVSFGAEGNYYSFNPATASGASSGDVVDISLARKYNLEAAVYLSNNQRINETFSVEYGLRYSYFWGFGPGNQVTYNDTTAGVRRVPVNIESFKRGEVMSEYGNLEPRLSVKAQLSPSSSIKASYIRMAQYLHLISNTTASNPLDVWTPSSRNIKPELGDQYTLGYFRDFGNDKDYEFSVEAYYRSTKNQIDYIDGADLLINEFLEGDLLNGIGRAYGLEFYLQKKTGKFNGWIAYTLGRTELKMEGINRGLWYPTRFDQTHNLKLTGFYDVSQRVSLSANFTLLSGTPTTFPTSRYIMQGILIPYNESDSRNNVRIPAFHRLDISARLEGKTVRKNGKVRKNTDYWVFGLYNVYGRKNPFSIYFSQADERVPAGQPIDSQATQLSIIGTIVPAISYNFHF
- a CDS encoding amidohydrolase; protein product: MLRHLTILLLLSASFSLAQSQKISPNKKSVLQSVENHSAKLIETSDKIWAHAEIAFQENESYKVLADLAEANGFKVERGVAEIPTAFVATFGSGNPVIGILGEFDALPGLSQKAVPHKDPLTEGKPGHGCGHNLFGAASLGAAIAIKELIEQGKLKGTIKFYGTPAEEKFFGKLWMIRAGLFKDVDVVMDWHPGAETKAAVQTGLALVDFIVEFHGQAAHASADPWNGRSAADALELYTTGINYYREHIKPTVRIHYHIQDGGQVVNVVPDYARLWVRVRDVKREGMNEVYERVKKMAEGAAIMANVEYKVSLVSGIYEVLVNRTGAGYIQKNLEYLGPITYTAEETTFAKKIQEATGKPQVGLHSKVEPLEETLENAGGGSTDVGDVSWVVPVIRLSAATAPVGTPWHSWAVVACGGMSIGHKGMLHASKTLALTMVDLFEDPKKVEAVKAEFKQRKGNHVYSGLVPDGPPPIGKE
- a CDS encoding hemolysin III family protein codes for the protein MKEEYVDQSVGEEIANSISHGLGAFGGIVVTPFLIIHAIPFGAAAIVGASVFGAAIIIMYLSSTLYHAFPVSRTKKLFRIFDHSAIYVLIAGTYTPFALGILHGFWGWVMLAVMWTLAAAGIVFKSITGTRKNILSTILYVAMGWMGMLMIKPLMANMECEGLYWLLAGGISYTVGVIFYLMKKIPYTHFIWHLFVLGGTACHVVTVMRFAN
- a CDS encoding DUF2846 domain-containing protein, which translates into the protein MRKLYYILFILLISCIYVQAQSQKATIYLLRSVGHDLDQFVPYYTYLDKVLLCKLGKGKYSVHEVEPGEHIIHAQYKGKIKSTPETELLVNLESGKTYYVSVNIRTKAFGKGSFYCEQLTEEEGIKRAKAFLLKKICLQRFIILFSSIMTTLPLLEFYLQ
- a CDS encoding nucleotidyl transferase AbiEii/AbiGii toxin family protein, with the protein product MLHKDPFLIKPETFDLIQRLQSLDFLVDFYLVGGTALALQIGHRNSIDIDLFSRETFNSNQFIGQLQAKFTLEVTFEATNTLLTFIEHIKVDFITHNYPLINPPKEEEGIRFLSLPDIAAMKLNAISNSGKRLKDFIDIYFLLEHFSMSEMIEFYTIKYPNFNPLIALRAVSYFDDIDPSVDPPKLPVKLSLEKIKKRISQSVLHSKRRFDF
- a CDS encoding ArsC family reductase is translated as MTVYGIKICNTVKSALDWLKKNKIEFDFHDYKSKGITEGKLKAWSKQVGWESLINKRGTTWRQLDEATQKKITNEKVAIALMLEKTSVIKRPLIEEDGKVLVLGFDEEEYKNKF
- a CDS encoding DUF885 domain-containing protein, which codes for MKRYLFFLLFSVWACQPAEKDKAQADGEKLAQLFDDIEKFSGSSEDSLYRGFHPKGAWRSTLPEARAQRTDSLQKFLDAILSLDDVNLSEQEKISKQVMIISLRDRIDQFHYKMYYIPFNAEGGFYNNMERTLQRLPFTTAQHYYDYLHWLPNYITVLKENRILMQKGIEEGIVAPKVIVRNTLELLKPWVVQDYHTSIFYKPFSTLPADLQETDRKAILEQADQLVGELASEYQSLKTFVADEYMVAAKEAPGISLVPGGKEYYENRVMHYATLPLTPDSVHNLGIQEVARIRAAMEAIIQEVKFKGSFSDFLKFLRTDPQFYAKTPQELLNYAAWLSKRAEAQLPKLFSKLYTLPFTVEPVPDNIAPTYTGGRYVGGSWESKRAGIYWVNTYNLKSRTLYTLPALTLHEAVPGHHLQISLAAELKDIPRFRNQYYISAFGEGWGLYSEFLGEEMGMYTTPYDWFGRYTYEMWRACRLVLDTGIHYKGWTREQALAYLSENTALSIHEVTTEIDRYIGWPGQALSYKIGEIKIKALRKKAEEALGNKFNIGEFHEAILQNGSVPLTVLEKQVDAYIDQALKSEI